ttcgccaactccacgattcgatttaaatttcgattttggggtcacgattcgatttttttttcgattttttttttttttttctccgctcccccactttataacacagaggcatatgcttctgtaggctaaggctagtctatgatcattggttctattcattgtacagtaaatcttatttcaaaagatcggctacatataggtgatgcaatttccatattatttttgtgtaaatttatgtaatatatgataattgacattaggcaggaatgatcaaattcaaagaatttatttacaatataaagttaaccgtcttgttcttactgaagtgtaaaataaaaaataaaaaaacaaaaacaaaaagtcacagtgggtgcctgccatctattgactgtttttggttacaacagtgtgctgtgcgttcctcttaaaataatgtgcaacaacaacaaaaaatatattgtatccaaagtcatggaacaaatacagcctgaacaaactatatcccaacatttacagttgctgggcatactgtagcgtggttcaagtacactaattaaatgtttgaatccagcgttttccacagccgaataaggctgcaggtctgctgctataaatagacctatggcgtTAGTTATagctttcgcgcgagctgaagtgtgtggaagtttcactgtaaatgaggatgaaatagttggttggaccgttgttttcccacttctagttgaatttgataaatctaaatctttgtgatgcctgcgtaaatgtcccgtcatgtttgtcgtgtttcccgtggccgagtacagtacgcgcacatagcatatcttgcaaactgtggtctttttatcgacaacgtgaacgttgtcgacataactcaccgggaacgcaaaatgtttccaaactggtgacgagagaagcgggagcggcttgaagcaccattgctgtgtctgtccgcgcttgccatcatgactgcaggagaagtcagctaacaccgggttttcactgactgcggttgcggtgcggtgcgtcttgactgcgtgctccggacgggtcaatttttttgtcaatccacaccggctccgcacagctgcggtccggcagctccgtcgccgcccacttcccaacgtatctcgcgggaccgtgcgcgcgcgatcatgtggcatttcacaacgacaaacatacagaaagtctgtgcttcttctgctatgagattccatgcagcatcttttttttggttgtccttgtaaagtatattaataacgagagtcgggtcagtgcgtgctcaaggcgagcgccactctttatttctgtcttccgcgtccggctgccgctcagtacggcaagcgagacgggcacaacaagcaatcgcgaacatcaaactcacaatacattacagtctttataaaaaggaagtgccgtgtcatatattattttgtggttttccacctccaatttattaaacctctccgcgtccatgttcgctggtgtctaaaccgtgaatgagcacatggcccggcgacgcccacgtcacgttctgctgataagcttgcgaaataggagctggcgagtgtttttttctgaaaggtaaccggaaatttattttgaaactgcctctgtcttcctgtcccgctcgatgtgttttgtgctagcttgccatttgccggaggcctaccgctgcggcgtccggcaaaaatagaaaataggtctatccttgcggaaggcttgcggcacgccggcgggggggggggtcatcgaatcgagtgtcctctcttctatttcgatgctcgaaatcgtgacgtaatttcgatcgatttcgataaaaaatcgaaatcgtgacacccttaatatatatatatatatgtgtatatatatatgtgtatatatatatatatatatatatatatatatatatgtgtgtatatatatatgtatatatccatccatccattttcttgaccgcttattcctcacaggggtcgcgggggctgctggcgcctatctcagctggctctgggcagtaggcgggggacaccctgtcctggttgccaaccaatcgcagggcacacagagacgaacaaccatccacactcacacacacacctagggacaattcggagcgcccaattaacctgccatgcatgtctttggaatgtgggaggagaccggagtacccggagaagacccacgcgggcacggggagaacatgcaaactccacccaggaaggtccgagcctggactcgaaccggagacctcagaactgggaagcagacgtgctaaccactcgactaccgtgccgctatatgtatatatatatatatatatatatgtgtatatatatatatatatatatatgtgtatatatatatatatgtatatatatatatatgtgtatatatatatatatgtatatatatatatatatatatatatatgtgtatatatatatgtatatatatatatatatatatatatatatatatatatgtgtatatatatatatatatatatatatatatatatgtgtgtatatatatatatatgtgtgtatatatatatatatatgtgtatatatatatatatatatatgtgtatatatatgtgtgtatatatatatatatatgtgtatatatatatatgtgtatatatatatatatgtgtatatatatatatgtatatatatattaggggtgttaaaaaaaatcgattcggcgatatatcgcgatactacatcgcgcgattctcgaatcgaatatgtgtgtgtatatatatatgtgtatatatatatatgtgtatatatatatatatgtgtatatatatatatgtatatatatattaggggtgttaaaaaaaatcgattcggcgatatatcgcgatactacatcgcgcaattctcgaatcgattcaataaaaaaaaaatcgatttttttattttttatttttttttatttttattttttaagagctcagaattgttcattcggtagtcttaccgattcaacgtcttatcatcattgcctttttttttttttttttttgtgtgtgtgtgtgaatcgatttttaaacttccatttttaatggaaaaatattcaacaaaacgtctgacttagggttaggattcacaccttgagcatggaagaatgttatatgaacggaacattaagccttaatattttattttagtgctgttcaaacatgaaacagattacaacctctataagactgaaatttcagataaataaataatacattttcatataaatcttacactctacaagcttactgattagtattttctaaatttgaatgaaaaaaaatcgcaacaatcgacttataaatccgtatcgggattaatcggtatcgaatcgaatcgtgacctgtgaatcgtgatacgaatcgaatcgtcaggtactaggcaattcacacccctaatatatatatatatatgtgtatatatatatatatatatatatatatatatatgtgtatatatatatatatatgtgtatatatatatatatatatatatatatatatatatatatatatatatatgtatatatatatatgtatatgtatatgtatatgtatatgtatatgtatatatatatgtatatgtatatatatatgtatatatatatgtatatatatatgtatatgtatatgtatatatatatgtatatatatatgtatatgtatatatatatatatatgtatatatatatatatatgtatatatatatgtatatgtatatatatatatgtatatatatatgtatatgtatatatatgtatatgtatatatatgtatatgtatatatatgtatatgtatatatatgtatatgtatatatatgtatatatatgtatatatatgtatatgtatatatatgtatatatatgtatatatatatgtatatgtatatatatatgtatatgtatatatatgtatatatatgtatatatatatgtatatgtatatatatatatatgtatatgtatatatatatgtatatatatgtgtatatatatatatatgtatatatatgtgtatatatatatatatgtatatatatgtgtatatatatatatatatgtatatatatgtgtatatatatatatatgtatatatatgtgtatatatatatatatgtatatatatgtgtatatatatatatatgtatatatatgtgtatatatatatatgtatgtatatatatatgtatgtatatatatgtgtatatatatatatgtgtgtatatatatatatgtatatatatatatatgtgtatatatatatatatgtatatatatatatatatatatatatgtgtatatatatgtatatatatatgtgtgtatgtatatatatgtatatatatatatatatatgtatatatatatgtgtatatatatgtatatatatatatgtgtatatatatgtatatatatatgtgtatatatatgtgtatatatatgtgtatatatatgtatatatatatgtgtatatatatgtatatatatatgtatatatatatgtgtatatatgtgtatatatatgtgtatatatatgtgtatatatatgtgtatatatatgtatatatatgtgtgtatatatatgtgtatatatatatgtatatatatatatatatgtgtatatatatgtatatgtgtatatgtatatgtatatgtgtatatatgtatatatgtgtatatatatatatatatgtatatgtatatatatgtatatgtatatatatgtatatgtatatatatgtatatgtgtatatacagtatatgtatgtatatacagtatatgtatatatatatatatatatatatatatatatgtatatataattaacagattattttttttataattaacgTGAATTTTCATTATCGCGAGTagattttggaacgtaacacctgcGATAAACGAGAGAACTGTGCAACCAAACTGTGatatgaaatttaaaaatgtgctttCCATGAAAAGTAAAATATGTTCTGtagagggttaaaaaaaaatcttaaatctTACCAAGCCACAAGCTTCTTTCTATTATGGTTGACCCAAATGCTGCAcgttttaaatccatccatccatgatctAGGTTCCAACAATAATCTGCAGATCGGCGTCTTCACAAACGTGGAATCGCCAATATAAACGAGAAAATTTTCCGTCTGCGTCCATCAGTCCGGTGTCCCGGGACGAGCCGGCCAGCGCTCAGGAGTTCTCGCCGGTGACGGACGGGCCGGAGCACACCATGGACGCGGAACGGCAGGCGCCCGCCTACCCCGAGCTGCGAGCCGGCAGCGGCGTGCAGGGCGACCTTAACGAGAACCTCCTGATTCAAGCCTACAGCAGCACCGCCGCTGCCACCGCTGAGTCCTCGCCGCTCATCCACCACGCCAGCCCCGGTGAGGTGGATGTGTGACCTGCTGGACGTGGACGCGCAGGTATTGGAATGGAAGTGTTGtcaagaaaaacacaatttagcGAAAATAAATGTTGTCATTTGCAATGAATAAAACGGCCTGGAGTCCACGAGTTGCTTCATGTCCCAAGAAAAATTGACCTTTCCTGTCAAccatgtccaacatgaaacactaatgccacctagtggcagaaaataacCTCAAATGACTCAATGTTTCACACTCCTGTTAAGCAAGGCAGTTGGACTTATCAGCAAATCATCTGCATCAGAAAGAACAGTCGttgttcagtttgtttgtttttttttgcccttgtgtttaactcattcactcagagccattttcactgaagcaaccaccttcgctcccagctgttatactggattttgactgattttgcaaggcccacacaatattgtagtCTATTGCcatgaaaacatggaacctaccaaaagaaagattggagtctcttctttcatcaggaaaaaagaatatttatatCTGCAgttatcattagaatatagctaagtttcatcaatattcacaatcTTAGtgtaaacactgacaaaaagagcttgttgcacatggccctggctgatctcttatactctgctgccacctgctggcttttttattttattttttattaccatCATcgttttaagccacctcttcatgtcagaagttgcatcaaagccttcagtatGATCTTGaattagaaaaacaaacaaaacaaaaaacgtgtaaacatgtttttgggagtgaaagacatagtattaaaaaaacgtttttacacgttttgggaTTAAATTAGTTAATGAAATTTTATGTCAAAAGTACAAGCGGGTTTGGGGAATACTCAAAAAGTGATTAtcggtctgggaaaaaaaaacgcggtATGGGACATCCCTAACAGACGCAGTGTATCATTTGCTGTCTTTCTTTGCAGGAGATTTGCATCCTCAGCTTCTGGACagactgcagcagcagcagcagcggcgatCATCGTTTTTCCCTCCAGGAGCAAGCAACTGCACATCATCGTCCAACCTGATGGACAACATcatccccaaaaaacaaaaaacaaaaaaaagacctccgCATCGCTTTTTCAGTAACTCCTAATTTACGATTGAATGATGACACATGTGACACATGGCGATTTGTCCGTTCCGAATGTTTGTAAACGACGGAAACTTCCGGGTGGCAGAACGTGAGGACGGGAAGGCGGGGTCTGAATTTCCAGCATCATGTAGGCGGGGTTACAGTGGAGGATTTCAGTTTGTGCGAACGCCTGAGCTGAGCAGATGACACCGCGCTGTCCGTTTCAAATCTAATCTGAGTTTTAGAAAAGTCCAACTCGAGCAAATTATGCTGGGATGATGACAAGCAAGGCTAAACAGGCCCAAATCCAAAGACAAATTGcaaattcagcatttttttagGTATGTCTGGAATTAATCCACCATCACAATTTCAAACTATGCCGATAGAGATGAACGTTTCGCCTTTTGCCACCTGGATGCTCATTTGGAGACGTCCTGATGATGAGGAACACTAGTGATCATCCATGCAAACCTTAAACCAACAAAACTGCTGATTTATTAATCGGATTGACTGCAGACGATCTGAGAAGGGAGGAACGTTTGTTTCCTGCTGAAGTCCACGCGAGCCATCTTCACTTCACGCCACTCGAATCGGCTTTCTGGACACGTGTAAATAGCGTAGAGCCGTAGACGGAACAACGGGACAGACAAACGTTATCACTGGAGATGCTAGCGGACGCGCTTGTAGCTTGTTTTCTGTAGCTTCGGCAACCTCCGGACCCGATTCCGCCGCGAGGGGCTAAAAGAAATCTCACTCGGTTTTGATAACGTACACCAGCCACAAAAGGTTTGTAACTTTTTGCGAGTAGTGTATGTGTAGTAGTAAGGCACCGACGAACCACGCTAGCTGCGGTGTGTCGTTTGCACAGTTTAGGGATAGACCACGATTTACCAGGGGTGTATACCTTTAAGGGAGGTTTGGGACTTTAGGATAACACTTCCTGGATGAATGAGTAGAAAGCAGAAGCTGGTTTGTTTGCTATGTCAACAGTCAATATTTGATcacgtcggggtcaccaattgtGGATATGAAGAAAAGTCTAAGTAATTTCTCTTTATTCTCCACACAAAAACTGACCAAACACGTAGCAAGCAACAATGAAGGTATAGATCCCTCTCACCACTCTCTTAATACTCGACTCCACCATCACTATCCCTCCCTCCCCCCAGCCTCAAATATACCTCACCCGTGGACACTCGTCACCTCTGAGGCCTTCAACCTCGAGCGCACCTCAAAAGTAGACACGCGGAAACGTGAGTGAGGAGCAGGCAAACATGTTTATACACTTTTTGGCTTTCCGCTGGTTGTGGCTGGGAGGccgacataaaaaaagaaaaggccgCCCGTGTCTCCTCTACTCCTCGTACGCCAAAAGCCTGCTTCAATATATATCATTGTAGATGTGATGCATGGATTACTGCGAAATAGTATCAATAAACTTCATCGAGCTATCGCGTGTGTCTTTCTGTGTTCAACAATCTATGCTGGTGATGTGAAACGCTCATCCACTAGTGACCAATCATATACAACAGAATCATTTAACAAAACAAGCTCAATTTTCCACGATTTGTGAGGAAATTGAGAGACGCAATCATTATTTCACAACtatttacttaaaaataaaagttgtttgCTGGTGTACTGGGAGATTtgtgaaatatgtttgaacatttatTTCAATTCCATATACTTGATATCCAGTTTAAAAcgaaagtacatttaaaacaatttaccaaaaaaaacaactaaagacattttaaaacggagtaaagaaaaaagtaaaatgaggtGGGTGTCTCACACGCCATACCAATTGGTGGCGGTAATACGCTACAAGCCATTTGCCAACCGCCTAAAaacaacagaagaagaagacgaaagcGCATTCGGCCATTTTCCGTCGCATTTGGGCGAAATAGCAGCGAAAAGGCGATTTTGAGGTCTATGTGTCAATAAATAGGGCTCTCAACTCAAAGCACCGAGTGTCATATtgtgatttgtgtgtgtatataaatcGTTTCTTTAAATCGCTGCGGCACTAGGGAGGACGTCTCGGGAGAGGCAGGTAGGTGCGTCAAATgctagttagcattagctagcgcaCCTCTTCATTAATGTGTTGCCACAgctttgcacattattttagggCTTTGCTGAAAACGTAAGTATCTTTAATAGAACCAACCTTATACCATTTAGGGCACTCACTGAAGTTAACGTGTGAAAGAAATAGGTTTTAGAGGGCTTGCTTTCATTAGCTTCGATGCTAAAAGCAGCTACTGTCAACACCACGTGACTGGTTAGCAACGTCCATGTCTTTCGCTTTAGGACGAATAATTACAAATGTTAGATGCTAATTTGCATTTTGTAAACTTTAAACAATTTAGAATTTCCTCTCACACCTTCAGCAAAGGCAGTGTGTCAAATAAAAGTAGCGTGTTCGTGTTGACCTTGTTCTGActgccgctttttttttttattattattattattattattatttttcttctcttctcttcaaaGGCTGCCGGAATGTCTAGACAGACGTCTCCTCCGTCGCCACAAAGCAGGTAATTTCAGTGACAACCCATTAGTCCCTTTTGTCAGCCCCCCGAGTAGcttatttgtctttgtttttatcatcactaccaccaaaaatgtcatatttctgTAATTTATAagattattttggaataaattgtttcactttttttattttttatttttattttattttaactcaatgGCATTTGTCACATACCACGTCTGAGATTAattacacattcagcttaatTAGAACAGCAGCTAAGCATTATTTTCATAATCAATTAATCTgcccattacatttttttaattgatgaatcctatactgtacatttaaaacttCCATCCATAGGACATCAGAATTTTTCTTTGTAATAGTCTTTATGTGAAATTGGTGGAAAATTTCAGTGATTTCAATTGCAAGATGGCACATCATTCACCAATATTGGTTGACTTTGCATGCGTCGTTGCTGTCGTGACAGCCCAGTTTTATTTTGGAGGGACTGACTGTTATATGTTCCAAAACCATTCCATGCACTTATCGTGACTCTTCTACTATCCAGGAGGTTCCCATGGGACGAACACGGACCTTATAGAGCTTCATCGGGGCAGTATGGAAGTAACTGGAGGCCCACAGCCAGAGATGAAGAACGCAGGATCGGTGAGGACATGTTCCCAGAAGGCCAGAGGAGATcccatcctcctcctccgcagGATAATTTTTGGCCTCAACGAGATCAGGAGGGAAGCTTTCGGCGGCCGCCGTCACCTCAGAGCGACTTAAAGGACCACCATGTCCCAAGAAGCTCCCCACAGAGAGATAGCGGATTCAACGCAGACAAACAACAAAGAGGCTTCAGAGAAGACTTGCACCATAGTTTGAACAGCAGTGGAAGGTCGCCATGTTCGCCTAGGAGGTTCCAGAGGGAACCATTGCCACCGACCACTCACAGTCTCTCAGACCACTCACAGGGCTGGAGGCGGGACGCAGAATGGCGGGGTCAAGGGCGGTACCGAGACGTCAGCCCCGGTGTTAGATCCGAGGAGCAAAGAGGAAGCAGAAGAGACAAGAGCACCGAAGATCTGAACAGAAGCAGGCAAAGAGAAGATATTCAGCCTCTCTTAAAGCGGCTGAGAAGAGAATCGGACAACCACCATCACAGCGGGTAAATTTACAGCCAAACTTGTAAGGCACAGAAACGTCCGGATATCCTCTTCTTTCCTTCTGCTTACTTTCTCTTGCTGATGTTTGACGTGTCCTCTCGCTGTCGCAGGTTCAGACGGGACAACAAGGATTTTGGGGATCAGCGCCACACATTCGCCAAGGATGACCGAGACTTTCGCAGGGATCCTCCTGGCAAAAATGCTCTCGGCCCGGGAACGCTTCGCTTCACCGAACACGGTCAAGGATTCCAAGACAACCGGAAAGGACCGCGGCGGGAACACTCGGATAATGGCGGACAGCGTGACATTGAAGTGCGACATAGACGCGCCGTTCCATCGAGCTCCTCACAAGAAAAATTCCGGACTTCGAATAGCAGGCTGGATGACCGAGAAGATTCCAGAAAACGTCACTATCCGGATAATTGGAGGGACGGCTCAGAACACACGAGGAGCCTACCGCCGCAAGAACGTACCAACTTGAGCAGATTTGACAGACAATGCGCCCCCACAAACCAGAGAGTGACGGGTGCTTTCCATCCGGACCGGGGTAAGTTCGGTCAGGACCAGGTTGGAAACGACGGGAACCGCACAAACTTTCAGCAGTCCTCTCGGAGCTACCAGAACGTTCCTCGTGAGGAATACAGATCCCAAAGGGACACTTGTTACTCCAATGCCGTGGAGGAAGAGGTGCAGCCCGGCTGGACAGAAGACGAGAGACGCCTGAAGCGTGCCCAGCCTGCCAGTCCGGACCGACGCAGGCACCAGGATGAACCCGACGTGGAGCAGCCTAGGCCGCGCGTGTGGGAGGAACCCGACTCTAAAAGCATGACCGTGGTAACGGAGGAAACGCTCACCATCAAAGTGGATATGAGCCGGTCCGCCCTGCACACAAGGTAAAGTATTCCAATCGGGCCTCTGCTCTCAGGGTCAAAGTTGACACCttgttttgctaaaaaaaaacgagcaggAAGAGGAAAGAATGGCAGTTAGGGGAAGTTTTTACTGGCAAGTGGATGAGTAGGGTGAGTGACTTTGACATTCGGAAGGTTCTTTACGAGGATACAAGATTGAGCAGAATTGGAACGAAAACATCTCAGTGCCTGTTTGATTTCTGCAATAtcttcaggagaaaaaaaaatggaagtaaACATTGATCATTCTGATGTTTTGACATACGGAAATTTCACCAGAAGAAACCCACTTGGAACGTCGACGCCTCATCACATCTTCACTCAAGCTTCTTTATGACGTCTCTGGAAGATTCAGAATTCCATGGAAGACTTTTTGCTTCCTGTTGCCACCACAGAGAAGACGCATCGGGATGGATGTCCGATAATTCTGCAACTTTGATTTGGGATGCGCTTCACCTTGAAACCACCACAAGGACGACATGACAACACGCTGCTCCCAGGAAGACTATTCAAGAAGGGATCATTGACGGGTTCACAAGGAATCAAGCGGAaggagaataataagaataagaataagaagagGAGGTGATCATAAACTTCCTGGCGGAAGTTGAATTCACACATCTGAGTTGAAGACTGGCGGAATCCTCATCAAAGCGCTCATTGAACAAAATATTTCACCGCATCTTTTATTCATCCGTTGGCTCCCTCATTTCCGGAATGTTCTTTCTCAGAGTGTAGAAGTTGACTGAGCAGGATAACGTCTTAAAAAGCTTGCTTTGAATCTGGCAAAAAGCAAGAAGCCGTTGGCAGGCGAACAGGAAGTGTTCGCTTCGATTGCTACAAAGAGGAAGCTGACAAACATGCAGCCATGTGACGACATACAAGACCGATGATGGAGTTAAGCAGCGGGGAGAAACATTTTGTGATGATTAACGGAATGCTAACAACGCCGTGGATGTTTCCATCCAACACAACGTGGATACAAAGGAACaagtcttcttcatttcaaggaACTGTTACCCAGTCATGGACTTACCTCCGTCCAAACATGGAAACGATTGTTACATTCGGAGCTACACTAGTCTTCATTTATTGGAACAGATTCCACATTGGACGTCCTTCTGTTCACATGATGCGTCCATCAAATGTATTCTTTAAATCACGCAGTCGTAGCAAAATCATGGAAGTCCTTACaaactgaaaacaaaaagtacaaCAGTTGGATACCAAGATGGATGCTGATGAACATGATGCCCATCTAAAGGAACAGTAACACAAGCGAGCCTGTTGCTGCCAAGGAATATCCTGTCTTCATTTAAAGGAACAGACTTCCATCCAAACGCTGGCCAACGTGTCGGCCTTGAAGTGGATGCGAACGAAAGAATGACTCTGCAGCTTGTCATCATTTTAAGTAACAAACTCAACAATGGACGTTCTTCCCTCCAAACCCGGATGTAAATACATTGAACAGGA
This genomic window from Festucalex cinctus isolate MCC-2025b chromosome 20, RoL_Fcin_1.0, whole genome shotgun sequence contains:
- the LOC144009044 gene encoding uncharacterized protein LOC144009044, producing the protein MSRQTSPPSPQSRRFPWDEHGPYRASSGQYGSNWRPTARDEERRIGEDMFPEGQRRSHPPPPQDNFWPQRDQEGSFRRPPSPQSDLKDHHVPRSSPQRDSGFNADKQQRGFREDLHHSLNSSGRSPCSPRRFQREPLPPTTHSLSDHSQGWRRDAEWRGQGRYRDVSPGVRSEEQRGSRRDKSTEDLNRSRQREDIQPLLKRLRRESDNHHHSGFRRDNKDFGDQRHTFAKDDRDFRRDPPGKNALGPGTLRFTEHGQGFQDNRKGPRREHSDNGGQRDIEVRHRRAVPSSSSQEKFRTSNSRLDDREDSRKRHYPDNWRDGSEHTRSLPPQERTNLSRFDRQCAPTNQRVTGAFHPDRGKFGQDQVGNDGNRTNFQQSSRSYQNVPREEYRSQRDTCYSNAVEEEVQPGWTEDERRLKRAQPASPDRRRHQDEPDVEQPRPRVWEEPDSKSMTVVTEETLTIKVDMSRSALHTSSLCYSAERQLSMDLVNVGRQRPGFLPGGGVADGGDGRGNFAQEIITLVHIVKELYFKGDGITLNKRFSVPLQEQGAGLTLDQRFSSNHVNMTPSPDDIQPLFPGLTGAQLSHGPGDLRHDLERRRQKRLEGVTITIPGTGQPAPAKIWYSGDATFPDERDYRRDGNTDVRRGGQYRMNTGPTSRLKNRQPVRTHNRHNYDEGPSW